The Bubalus kerabau isolate K-KA32 ecotype Philippines breed swamp buffalo chromosome X, PCC_UOA_SB_1v2, whole genome shotgun sequence genome has a segment encoding these proteins:
- the PPP1R2C gene encoding protein phosphatase inhibitor 2 family member C — MSSRRETTSRRCIKGILKNKGSTASSVAGSAQQSGGPVVHRKKSQKWDESNILATYRPEYGDYDFMKMYEPSTPQFGPQNHGETSADSEAAALNSLAKRLASIYTSDSSYSVWKPELDGAHSSKMYLDRQEKHRQFEMKRKLHYSEGRNLKLARQLSARDLLHDYEDDDNEESSHVISHDKTTTQEEAEQGATSDEGLQTQTCCYHSDDDKDDK, encoded by the coding sequence ATGTCCTCTCGCCGAGAGACCACCTCTCGCCGGTGCATCAAGGGAATCCTGAAAAACAAAGGTTCCACCGCTTCCTCAGTCGCAGGCTCGGCCCAGCAGTCCGGTGGACCAGTGGTCCATAGAAAGAAATCCCAAAAGTGGGACGAGTCGAACATCTTGGCGACCTACCGTCCAGAGTACGGAGACTACGATTTCATGAAGATGTATGAGCCCAGCACTCCCCAGTTCGGTCCGCAGAATCATGGGGAAACAAGTGCAGATAGTGAAGCCGCGGCCCTCAACAGCTTAGCCAAGAGATTGGCCTCCATCTACACCTCCGATTCCAGCTATTCAGTGTGGAAGCCCGAACTGGATGGAGCGCACAGCAGCAAAATGTACCTTGACAGGCAAGAGAAACATCGGCAGtttgaaatgaaaaggaaacttcACTACAGCGAAGGAAGGAACCTCAAACTCGCCCGACAACTGAGTGCCAGAGATCTACTGCATGACTACGAGGATGATGATAACGAAGAAAGTTCGCATGTCATCAGCCACGACAAGACTACCACCCAGGAAGAAGCAGAGCAAGGCGCCACCAGCGACGAAGGCCTGCAGACACAGACCTGCTGCTACCACAGTGATGATGACAAAGACGACAAGTAG